DNA sequence from the Chloroflexota bacterium genome:
AGGACCTCTATGAGCAGTCCCCCGTCGCACGAAAGCTGCTGGACGAAGTAGATGAAGCCCTGAATCGACCGCTTACGAAGTTGATGTTTGAGGGGCCCCAGGAGGAACTCAACCTCACCGTCAACGCCCAACCTGCCATCCTTGCCACCAGCCTCGCCTTTCTCAAGGCATCCCAGGAGATAGCAGGGCCGGAGCTCCTCCCCGTGCCTGATTTCACCGCCGGCCACAGCGTCGGCGAGTACTCCGCCCTTGCCGCTGCCAGCGTTCTTGCCATTCATGACGCCGTCCGTTTGGTGCAGGAGCGGGGCCGCCTGATGCATGAGACAGCCCAGAGGCAGCAGGGCGGCATGGCTGCCGTTCTGGGCTTGGACGAGTTGACGGTTGAGGAAATCTGCCGGGAGACCGGCGCGTACATCTCCAATATCAACGCTGCCGATCAGGTGGTCATTGCGGGCGAGAAGATAGCGTTGGCCCGGGCCATGGACCTCGCGAGCGTGCGGGGCGCCAAGCGTCTCATCAGCCTACAGGTCAGCGGCGCATTCCACACTGACCTCATGCGGCCGGCCGTCGCGGGCATGCGGCAAGCGGTAGGCGCGGCCGACTTCAACGACGCCAATGTCCCCATCATCGCCAATTGTGACGCCACACCCATCACCAGCCGGGAAGACATCAAGAACGAGTTGCTTGAGCAGTTGTGCGGTTGTGTGCAGTGGCGCCGGTCAGTGTCCTACCTCTGGAATGCCGGCGTTACCCAGTTCTATGAGATAGGCCCCGGCAAGGTGCTTTCCGGCCTCATCCGCCGCACTTGCCCGGACGCGCAGGTGACGGGCGTGAACGACGCCAAGAGCCTGCAGTCGCTTGTGGGGTAAATGGCGTGACGTCACTAACGGCGTACCAGACAATCGAGCTAGTGGACGGAGACGAGCCGGAAGACGAGGAGTGGAGTTGTTCCTCCCTCCCGCCGAGGCGTCGAGGCCGGGCCTTGGCCTTCCAGGCCCTCTTTGAACTGGACGCGACGCGCCACAACATGGAAGATGTACTGGAAGCGGTGTTGACCGACAGTGAGCTTGGGCCCTCCCGTGAGCAATTCACGCGCGGCCTTGTGGCCGGAGTGCAGGCGAACTGCAAGGACCTTGACGTGCACATCCAGCGTTTTGCGCCGGCGTGGCCCGTCGATCAGCTCTCGCTGGTTGACCGGTGCCTGCTCCGGCTGGCGGTCTATGAGTTGACGGTAGGGTGTGACACGTCTCCCAAGATTGTGATAAATGAAGCGGTGGAGCTTGCGAAGCTGTTTGGCGGTGAGAGCTCCCCGAGGTTTATCAATGGAGTGCTGGGTTCACTTCACGACTCGATTCAGAGTGAGCCCAAAGGTTAGATAACGAGGAGGAATGACCCATGGCGACCGTGGAAGAGCGCGTTAAGAGTCTGGTGGCTGACCGCTTGGGTGTGAGCGAGGACCAGGTGACCCCTGAGGCCTCCTTCACCGAGGACCTTAACGCCGACTCGTTGGACCTGGTTGAGCTCATCATGGCCTTTGAGGAAGAGTTCTCTGACGACGACAACGCGCTTGAGATCTCGGATGAGGATGCCGAGCAAATCCGCACCGTACAGAACGCCGTCGAATTCCTGAAGTCCAAGGGCGCCCAGGACTCGTAGGGCACCTGCACAAACGGCGCTACCAATATGCCAGGGCTTTTCGCATTGAGCGGGAAGCTCTGGCTTGTGTTTGTTCACCTCCAGGCTTCATTGTCCCCAATAGCTACAGCGTGGTATCATTGCCCGCGTTCCCGCGGCAGCGCCCGCAATCTCCACGAGGTCCATTCCCATTGAGCAGAGTTGAGGCAGCGCCTTGGGGGGCCTTTGACGTTGTCAAGGGGCTGGTCCTGGTCCTTGTCGGCGGCGCCGCGCTGGTGGGCATCGGGTTGTGGCTGAACTCCGTCGACGCCTTTGGGGAGCTCGCCACCGTCCTGTTGACGTCGGCGGCGCTGCAGGGGCTGATGCTGGCGGCCGCGCTGTGGTTCAGCATCAGTAAGTATGGGGCGACCTTCGAGGTTTTGGGCTTCTGCAAGTCGGAGGGCCTTGCCGGGTGGCTAGTCCCGTTCATCGGGTTGGTGGTCAGCCTTCTGCTGACGGCGGCGTATGTCCTGTTTGTCGAGTACATCGGTGTGGAGTCCCTGAAGCCGCCGGACCTGCCGGCTGCCGTCAGGGACGCCGAGGGCCTGGCGAGGGCTGCGGCGGCCTTCGTGATCATCGTTATCGGGCCCGTGGCGGAGGAAACCTTCTTCCGCGGTTTCGTCTTCCAGGGGATCCGAAGCCGGCTCGGCGTCATAGGCGCGGCGGTCCTGTCGTCGGCGCTCTTCGCGCTGGCCCACGGCGATGTTGGCCTGCTGGCGCCGGCCTTCATGTCGGGGCTGGTGCTCACATGGGTTTTCGTCAAGACGCGGTGCCTGGGCCCGGCGATCCTGGCGCACAGCCTGCAGAACTTCCTGGCCTTCATCGCGATCACGTAGGGGTGCACATGGGCTGGCAAGAGCTGGAAACAAGCCTGAAACGGCCGGGGGCGGACGCCCCAAAGCGCGTGGTGCCGTTCCTGACTATGGGCTTCCCGGACTTGGAAGCGACGATGTCCATTGTGCCCGCGCTCGAGCGGGCCGGGGCCGCGGCGCTCGAGCTCGGCGTGCCCTTCAGCGACCCGCTGGCCGAGGGCCCAACCATCCAGCGCTCCAGCGAGGGCGCGCTGGCGAATGGAGTCACCCTGTCGAGCTGCCTGGACGCCGCGGCCGCGCTGCGGGCAAAGGGCGTCCGCATGCCGATGGTGCTCATGGGCTACTACAACCCGTTCCTCGCCTACGGGCTTGAAGAGGTTGCCGCCGCCGCGGTGTCCGCGGGCGTCGACGGGTTCATCGTGCCGGACCTGCCGGTGGAGGAGCACCAGCCGTTCCTGGAGGCCTGCCTGCGCCATGGGCTGGGCCTTGTGCCGCTGCTGGCGCCCACCAGCACCGACGACCGCATCGGCGCGGCGTGCGCCACCGCCCACGGCTTCATCTACTGCGTCAGCCTGCTCGGCGTGACGGGCGCCCGCGACCAGCCGCTCCCGGAGGCCGAGTCGCTCATCAGCCGCGTCCGCAGCCGGACCGGCAAGCCCCTCGCCGTCGGCTTCGGCATCTCACGGAAGGCGCAAGTGGACGCGCTGCCGAATGACGTGGACGCCGTAGTCGTCGGCAGCGCGCTGGTCGACCTGATCGCCGGGACGGGGCCGGACGAGCGTGAGTCGAGGGTGCATGAGTTTGTGACGGGCTTGGGGGCCTCACCGAGGCAGCAGGGGGAGCAACGCTGATGGCCATGATGTGCAGGGGCTTCCGGGGCGCGACCACGGCGGCCGAAAACACCGAAGCGGCCATGGCGGAGGCCACGGAGGATCTGCTGCGTGCGATGGTGGAGGCAAACGGCCTGGAAGCGGAGTACATCGCCGCCGCATGGTTCACCACCACGCACGATCTGAACGCCATGTTTCCCGCGACGGTGGCCCGCCGTTCACTCGGCTGGACTGGTGTGGCCCTGATGAACGGCCACGAAATTGGTGTGCCCGGCGGCTTGTCCATGTGCATCCGCGTGATGCTGTTGGTCAACACGGAGAAGACCCAGGAAGAGATTCAGCACGTCTACCTTCGCGGCGCCGTCAACCTCCGGCAACGAGACGGCCGCAACTCCTAGACCACCCGCCCTCAAATGCCAAAGCCGACCAGCGGCGGGCGGCGCCTGCTCGACAGCCTTCCCCTGCCCCTACCAACTTGTCATCGTTGACAGTGACCCCCCGGTTGGGTATACTTCCGCTGTCTTTCACTTTCAGTGCGGTACCCGTGTGCTGTCTCCGTGGCTGGCGCCTACTTTCGGTGATGAGGGAGGGCTTGTTCATGGCAATGGAGAGTCGGGTGGACGTCTGTCCCCATCACTGGGTCATCGACACGCCGAACGGTCCAACCAGCACCGGCACCTGCAAGCTCTGCGGCGCCACACAGGACTTTGTAAACTCCCTGGGTTCCGTGGGGTGGGAGAAGGTCACCTCCTACGGCCGATCCCTCAACCACATGTCCACGCCCTCCGCGACCAAGTCCCTTCACGACGACTAGGCGGCCGCCGCACCCCATGACCCTCGATACCAAGTGCGGGGCCGTTTTTCTATGCTTCCCGTAGAGCGCCACATCCGGGACACGATTGAGGCTGAGGGGCCCATCACCTTCGAGCGATTCATGGAGCTTGCCCTCTACTCTCCCATTGGCGGCTACTACCGTTTCGCCAGCCCCATCGGCGCCGCCGGCGACTACTTCACGAGCCCCACGGCGCACCCGCTCTTCGGCACGCTGCTGGCCGCGCAGCTGTCCCAGATGTGGGACTCGATGGGGCGGCCCGGCCGCTTCACGGTGCTGGAGCCCGGCGCGGGCAGCGGCGTCATGGCCCGCGACATCGTCAAGGCCGCGTGGGCCGACTTCCCGGACTTTGCCCGGTCACTGCGGTACGTGGCGCTCGACTACGCCCCATCCCCCGGCAGTCCGCCGCCCGGTCTGCAGTGGGCCGTCTCCGACGGCCTGCCGGTGCGCGGCATAGTAGGGTGCATCATCGCCAACGAGCTCCTCGACGCGATGCCCGTCAACCGCTTCGTCGTGCGGGACGGCGTTGCGCGCGAGGTCTACGTGACCGTGGATGGGGAGGACTTCGTGGAGGCGCTCGGAGACCCCTCTCCGTCCGCCAAGATCGCACTCGACCATATTGGCTCACTCCTGCCGGAGGGGTATCGGGGCGAGGTGTGCACGAGGGCCCATGAATGGATGATGGAGGCCGTCCGAAGCCTGGAGCGGGGCTACGTCTTGGTGATCGACTACGGCGGCACGGCAAGGTCGCTGTATGCGCCGCGCCGCAACGGCGGCACGCTGCGATGCCACTACCGGCACACGGTCACCGGCAACCCATACGTGCGGGTGGGGCAGCAGGACATTACGGCGCACGTGGACTTCACCAACGTCAAGGAGTTCGGCGAGGGCGCCTACAACCTGCCGGTCGTCAGGACCCTTGGATACACCTCGCAGCGCCGGTTTCTCCGCAACCTGGGCGCCGACATCTACCTCGATGTCCTTGCGAGGCAGTCACGCCCGCAGCCGTCGTTCCGCTCCGGCGCGCTGCCCCGGCAGGAGTACCTGGCCAACCGCATGGCGACGCAGTCGCTCCTGCAGCCTGAGGGTCTCGGCGGCTTCCGCGTGCTCGTGCTGGGGAAGGGGGGCGTTGGCGGGGGACTGTGGGGGTTCTCGCGGGACAACGGCCGGCGCCGGGAGCTGCGACGCGGCATCAACTCACTGCGCGTACCGCTCCGCACCCCGTCGCACGTGCCGCTCATGGAGGGGAAGTACCCGCATCTCGCCGAGCCGCAGGGCTGGAATTGGACCGAAATGACTTAGGACTCTGGTAGAGTTGAACAGTGGCATAGGCTACTATGTGAGTCATGGGGCAGTTACAGTCAATGCCAGCAGTAAGTTTGGATCAGGCAAAGCTAGCCGCGTTCGGAAAGCAATGGGAGAAGAACGGGCAGAGACTTAGCCGATCTAAACCCTACTCAAGCATGGAGCTGGGTGAGTTGATCGACCAGGCCGTGGGAGAGAGCTTGGCCATCATGCTCAACACTAGTATTGTTAAGCCAACCGCTACGGCTCTTCTCCCCGCACAGTACGATGTGGTGGAAGTTGGCCCGCTTCGGGTGATTGGAGGAGTGAGGCCGCAGAACTTTGACGTAGGTTACCGCCCGGATGGGGTCAGAATTACTTTCGACTCGAAGACACTAAACGATGCGGACAGCGTACGTAAGAACTATCAGAACATGATAAATGACCTTGCTACAGAGGCTACGACAGTACATTCTCGTTTTCCCCATGCCATTGTTGGCTTTGTGGTCGCTATCCCTCAGCCTTGTTTGAAAGAACCCCAACAATCTGCCCTTGTTGGTACGCTGGAGAGGCTAGCGGGGCGAACTGGGCCGGAGGATGCAGACCATTTGGCTGAGGCAATGAGTCTGGTCATCTGGCACCCGGAAGACGGCTCTATTGCCAGCGATTTGCCCAACCTTGGGTCACTGCTCCGAATTGAGAACTTCTCGCAACAGGTAGAAAGGGCTTATTTGGCCCGATACAAGGGGCTTCCTCCGCACGCCGAGTAACTTACCGCCGTTCCATCCGCCGTGTGCTAAGCCGCACCCAAATTGCTTTCAGCATCTTAATTTCATTTGAGGACAGCCCAAACTCACGCAGCACAACATTGTCAACTACGTCCCTGGCTATTGCGCCTTCCCCGTTTCTCGCTGCTGCATCAAGTTCTTCCAAATCAAGGAATCGGCTTCCGGGCGTAAGGGGCAGCGGGAGGTCTTCCGCTTCACGTGGTTCGAGTTCCAAGACACCTCCCCCATAGCTCCTTCCTTTTATTTCTGAAAAGGCCCACGTCAAGCTGTTTATGGATACGGCTGCTAGCTGCCTCGGGTCCACTCCCGGACGTGTCCGCAGGCGATGGATAGTGTCAGTGCAGACTGCGGCCGTGTGGTTCACTACAATGCGAGGGCCATCGTATATCTGCCTTGTCATGAAGGCGTCAGGCGTCCAAACTGAGGGCACATTCCACCAATTCGGCGCCCTGACACGACACTTGTAGCCAGTGTGATACCCTGCGGCCTCACCCATTTGCACGTAGGCCAAGCCAGCGTCTGACAGTTCAGCACGGTCATCCGGGCCAAGCTGAACGAGCAGGCAAGGCGTCTCGGCCTGCATAAGCAATTTCCAGTCATCTTCCCGCAATAAAAGGCCCTTTACATGCGCTGACTTGCCAACAAGAGGGAGACATTGTTCTGTCAGGCCGAAATCGGCTGCAGTTCTTCTTGTCACCACGAAGAACTGGTTGCGGCCGGTTACAATGCCGACGTCTACCTCCGCATAGTCACCCAAGCGGTTAGGACTGGTTGCCTCAATTTCTTGAATGAGTGAGAATTCTTTAGGCGAGAGAAAGAATTGAGTCCATTTGTCCCTTGCGTGGACGATGTCTGCGTGGACACTGGAGGACTTACGGAGTACCTGATCCGTTAGAGCCCCACAGTCCTCGATCTCGGTAAACGATATTTCCGCTCCATCGGACGAGTCCCGCCTCTCCCCCAAAAGCAGCAGAGTCTCTTGTTCAACGCCTTCAAACAAGAGTTTGCGGAAGGTGATGATGTGCAACTGCTCGTACTTCTTGGCAAGGAACTCCCGTAGCTCTCTGGCATAGTTGACTTGGAGCAACTCAGCCGGGAGGACCATGGCAAAGCGACCGCCCTCCCGAAGCGCTTTGGTGGCGACTACTACGAAAGGGAGCCAGGCATTGGTTAGGCGGGTAGGATTGAGGCCTTCTTCACGCATCAGGGCAAAAGCCGGTTCACGGTGCTCTTCAAGGAAGTTCTGGTACCGGATGAATGGGGGGTTGCCTACGACGGCGTCAAAGGTGCCGTCGTAGTGGTTGCTGCGGTACCATGCAAAGAAATCCCCGGTATAGGTGATTGTTGAACCGTCTCCACGGGTGCGCGCAACCTCCGATGCAGATGGGTCCAACTCGATGGCATACAGTTCCCTTGCTTGGCCGGTGGCTGTCACGGCTTGGACAAATTGGCCGTCTCCCGCGCTGGGTTCGAGCACCCTTGCCTCAGGCCGAACCGCCCAGTTTGAGAGGAAGTACGCAAGCGCTGACGGGGTGTATACGGCTCCTGTGCGTTTTCCCATCGGCCCAATGCCGTTTTGAGGATTTACGCCAGTTTGCCGCAGATCTGAAAGTAAGTCTCGCATTGCCCTCTATCCTTTCAGTTGGCAATAGAATGATGCAAGAGGTCTTCTCGCAGTTTTCCATGGGTTCCGACATTGGGTGAGCGCGTGGGGATGTCCACTTTGAGATTAAATGTTCTTATATCATCCTGTGAAGTCCATGTCAACGGGTTTGTTCCAGAGCGGATCCCCACCATGCCGAATGTTGTCGTCATAGGCTGTCCTCCCCCGGCAGCGGCCCCGCTTCCTCCGGGTACCAGGGGCCTCCCTGGTCGTCTAGGCGGAGGAGCTTGCCGGGGGCGCACTTGCGGGCCGTCGTGAGGAAGGCCGTGTGGGCCACCATGCGGTGCACGGGCCGCACGCTGCGACGGGTCACGTGCCACGGACGGTGCAGCACCTCGAACGAGTCCACCAGGTCGAACTCCGGCTCGCGGTTCAGCGCGTCCGCCAGCCGGTGCACCTGCAGCACGGTCGGCAGGTAGGCGAGGAAGATGCCACCGGGGACCAGCGCCCGCGCCGCGTGCTCCACCGCCCGCCACGGCTCGGGCACGTCGAGCACCACACGGTCGAGCCCGCCGTCCGGGATGCCGGTGTAGAGGTCATGGCACCGGACGGTGTGGTTGGGCGTCTCGCCGAGGGCGGCGCGGATGTTCTCCTGCGCGCCGGGGATGGAGCCCTCGCGCACCTCGTAGGAGAAGAGCTCGCCCGTGGGGCCGACGGCGCGCAGGAGCGCCATGCTCAGCGAGCCGGAACCGAGGCCCGCCTCCAACACCCTCGCGCCGGGGAAGATGTCGGCTGAGACGAGGATGGCGCCGACGTCCTTGGGGTAGACGATCTGGGTGAGCCGCCGGGACTCCAGGGTGTACTCGGCCAGGGTGGGCCGCAGCACGAGGTAGCGGTGGCCGCCTACGAAGACGCGCGACCCGGCGGTCTGGCCAATGATGTCCGTGTGGGGCACGTAGCCTAGGTGCGTCTGGAACGAGCCCTTTTCCGTGAGCCGCTGCAGGTAGCGGCGGCGCTTGCGGTCGATGAGCAGCACGAGGTCACCCTCCTGGAAGAGGGGGCCAGTTGACGGCTGCGTGTCCGGCGTGTCCGCCACGTATGCTCCTTCAGGGTCTGCGTCCCGATAACCCAAAGCGAGGCCGCGCCTCCACGATAGCACATGGGGCGCGGCCCGCTGGTATCCGCGATTGCTGGGGCCTTGCTAGCTTAGCTTGGCCAGCTCCGCCAGCAGCTCCTCGTTCTCCGGCAGGGTGCCGGGCTCGTACTGCTTGGCGTACTGGACGACGCCGTCACGGTCGACGATGAAGATGCTGCGGGCATTGAGGCCTCGCTCGGCGTTGAACACGCCGTACGCTTCGCCCACGGCGCCGTGCGGCCAGAAGTCGGCGAGGAGGGGGAAGTCGGGGTCGTTCAGGCTCTCCGCGAACTTGCTGAGTGAAAACCGGCTGTTGCAGGAAATGGCGAGGATCTGCGCGTCCTGCTCGTCGTACTTCGCGCTCTCCAAACTGAGAGCGGTAAGCTCGTTGGTTCAGCCGCCGGTGAAGGCGGCGGGATAGAAGGCCAGCACCACCTTCTTGCCCTTGAGCCCGCTGAGCGTGACCGGGTCGCCCTTGGTGGAGTCCAGCGTGAAGTCCGGCGCTGGCTGTCCGACGTCGATTGCCATGAGTTCCTCCCGCAAATGTGATGGGCAGAGGGAATTCTAGCCGCTTGCCCCGCCCGTGTCCACTTCCAGCCCGGCGGCCAACCCCTCCAGCGAGAACTGCCCGGGCGAATCGCCGTTGGCGCCCTTCCACTGGGCGGTGCGCTCCAGCATCTCCTGCGCGTGGCGCCGGGCCGCGAGGCTGGCGCCGCCGAGCATGTGCGCCAGCTCCTCGACGACGGCCTGCTCCGCGAGCGCCTCGGCCGTCGTGACGGTGCGGCCCGCCGCGAGGCCCTTGGCGATGCGCACGTGCAGGTCGGCGAAGGCGGCGATCTGCGGCAGATGCGTGACGCAGAGCACCTGCCGGCCGGCCGAGAGCTGCCACGTCTTGACGCCCACCACCGCGCCAACGCGCCCGCCTATGCCCGCGTCGACCTCGTCGAAGATGAGGGTGGGCGGGCCCGCGTCCGCCGCCAGCACGCCCTTGATGGCCAGCATGAGCCGCGAGGTCTCACCGCCGGAGGCCGTCGCCGCCAGCGAGCGCAAGGGCTCACCGGGGCCGGGCGAGAGGAGAAACTCGACCCGGTCGATGCCGGTGGCGTCAAAGGCGTACGCGCCCTCGGAGCCGTCCGGCCACGACACCGGCGTCCCGTCGTCCGCGGGCTGCTGGGTGACGGCGACGTGGAAGGTCGTGGACTCCATCGCAAGGTCCGCGAGCTCGGCCTGCACCGCCGCGCTCAGGCGCTCCGACGCCTCCCGCCGGCGCAGCGAGAGATCGGCCGAGCGCGCGCCGATGTGTGCAAGCAGTTCGCGCTCCTCGGCCTCCAGCGCCTCGGCGCGCTCGCCGCTGTGGGCGATGCCCTCGAGATCCGCGGCGGTCTCCTCGCCGAAGCGGAGCACCTCGTCGACGGTTGCGCCGTACTTGTGCTTGAGCCGGCGGATGACCTCCAGCCGGTCCTCGATCTCCTGCAGGCGGGCGGGGTCCACCTCTACGCCGTCGCGGTACGACTGCAGGGAGTGGGCGAGCTCCTGCGCCTGGATGACGAGGGACTCTGCGTCGCCGCGCAGCGACTCGACCGACGGGTCCACGTTGGCGAGGCCCGCGACGGCCTGCGCCGCGGCGCTCAGGCTATCGACGGCGGCGGCGCGGTCGTCGCCCT
Encoded proteins:
- the fabD gene encoding ACP S-malonyltransferase, translated to MSDVSNPKVAYVFPGQGTQHVGMGQDLYEQSPVARKLLDEVDEALNRPLTKLMFEGPQEELNLTVNAQPAILATSLAFLKASQEIAGPELLPVPDFTAGHSVGEYSALAAASVLAIHDAVRLVQERGRLMHETAQRQQGGMAAVLGLDELTVEEICRETGAYISNINAADQVVIAGEKIALARAMDLASVRGAKRLISLQVSGAFHTDLMRPAVAGMRQAVGAADFNDANVPIIANCDATPITSREDIKNELLEQLCGCVQWRRSVSYLWNAGVTQFYEIGPGKVLSGLIRRTCPDAQVTGVNDAKSLQSLVG
- the nusB gene encoding transcription antitermination factor NusB produces the protein MTSLTAYQTIELVDGDEPEDEEWSCSSLPPRRRGRALAFQALFELDATRHNMEDVLEAVLTDSELGPSREQFTRGLVAGVQANCKDLDVHIQRFAPAWPVDQLSLVDRCLLRLAVYELTVGCDTSPKIVINEAVELAKLFGGESSPRFINGVLGSLHDSIQSEPKG
- a CDS encoding acyl carrier protein, whose product is MATVEERVKSLVADRLGVSEDQVTPEASFTEDLNADSLDLVELIMAFEEEFSDDDNALEISDEDAEQIRTVQNAVEFLKSKGAQDS
- a CDS encoding type II CAAX endopeptidase family protein, which encodes MSRVEAAPWGAFDVVKGLVLVLVGGAALVGIGLWLNSVDAFGELATVLLTSAALQGLMLAAALWFSISKYGATFEVLGFCKSEGLAGWLVPFIGLVVSLLLTAAYVLFVEYIGVESLKPPDLPAAVRDAEGLARAAAAFVIIVIGPVAEETFFRGFVFQGIRSRLGVIGAAVLSSALFALAHGDVGLLAPAFMSGLVLTWVFVKTRCLGPAILAHSLQNFLAFIAIT
- the trpA gene encoding tryptophan synthase subunit alpha, with product MGWQELETSLKRPGADAPKRVVPFLTMGFPDLEATMSIVPALERAGAAALELGVPFSDPLAEGPTIQRSSEGALANGVTLSSCLDAAAALRAKGVRMPMVLMGYYNPFLAYGLEEVAAAAVSAGVDGFIVPDLPVEEHQPFLEACLRHGLGLVPLLAPTSTDDRIGAACATAHGFIYCVSLLGVTGARDQPLPEAESLISRVRSRTGKPLAVGFGISRKAQVDALPNDVDAVVVGSALVDLIAGTGPDERESRVHEFVTGLGASPRQQGEQR
- the aroH gene encoding chorismate mutase; this translates as MAMMCRGFRGATTAAENTEAAMAEATEDLLRAMVEANGLEAEYIAAAWFTTTHDLNAMFPATVARRSLGWTGVALMNGHEIGVPGGLSMCIRVMLLVNTEKTQEEIQHVYLRGAVNLRQRDGRNS
- a CDS encoding SAM-dependent methyltransferase, producing the protein MLPVERHIRDTIEAEGPITFERFMELALYSPIGGYYRFASPIGAAGDYFTSPTAHPLFGTLLAAQLSQMWDSMGRPGRFTVLEPGAGSGVMARDIVKAAWADFPDFARSLRYVALDYAPSPGSPPPGLQWAVSDGLPVRGIVGCIIANELLDAMPVNRFVVRDGVAREVYVTVDGEDFVEALGDPSPSAKIALDHIGSLLPEGYRGEVCTRAHEWMMEAVRSLERGYVLVIDYGGTARSLYAPRRNGGTLRCHYRHTVTGNPYVRVGQQDITAHVDFTNVKEFGEGAYNLPVVRTLGYTSQRRFLRNLGADIYLDVLARQSRPQPSFRSGALPRQEYLANRMATQSLLQPEGLGGFRVLVLGKGGVGGGLWGFSRDNGRRRELRRGINSLRVPLRTPSHVPLMEGKYPHLAEPQGWNWTEMT
- a CDS encoding class I SAM-dependent methyltransferase — encoded protein: MRDLLSDLRQTGVNPQNGIGPMGKRTGAVYTPSALAYFLSNWAVRPEARVLEPSAGDGQFVQAVTATGQARELYAIELDPSASEVARTRGDGSTITYTGDFFAWYRSNHYDGTFDAVVGNPPFIRYQNFLEEHREPAFALMREEGLNPTRLTNAWLPFVVVATKALREGGRFAMVLPAELLQVNYARELREFLAKKYEQLHIITFRKLLFEGVEQETLLLLGERRDSSDGAEISFTEIEDCGALTDQVLRKSSSVHADIVHARDKWTQFFLSPKEFSLIQEIEATSPNRLGDYAEVDVGIVTGRNQFFVVTRRTAADFGLTEQCLPLVGKSAHVKGLLLREDDWKLLMQAETPCLLVQLGPDDRAELSDAGLAYVQMGEAAGYHTGYKCRVRAPNWWNVPSVWTPDAFMTRQIYDGPRIVVNHTAAVCTDTIHRLRTRPGVDPRQLAAVSINSLTWAFSEIKGRSYGGGVLELEPREAEDLPLPLTPGSRFLDLEELDAAARNGEGAIARDVVDNVVLREFGLSSNEIKMLKAIWVRLSTRRMERR
- a CDS encoding tRNA (adenine-N1)-methyltransferase; this encodes MADTPDTQPSTGPLFQEGDLVLLIDRKRRRYLQRLTEKGSFQTHLGYVPHTDIIGQTAGSRVFVGGHRYLVLRPTLAEYTLESRRLTQIVYPKDVGAILVSADIFPGARVLEAGLGSGSLSMALLRAVGPTGELFSYEVREGSIPGAQENIRAALGETPNHTVRCHDLYTGIPDGGLDRVVLDVPEPWRAVEHAARALVPGGIFLAYLPTVLQVHRLADALNREPEFDLVDSFEVLHRPWHVTRRSVRPVHRMVAHTAFLTTARKCAPGKLLRLDDQGGPWYPEEAGPLPGEDSL
- a CDS encoding redoxin domain-containing protein codes for the protein MAIDVGQPAPDFTLDSTKGDPVTLSGLKGKKVVLAFYPAAFTGGUTNELTALSLESAKYDEQDAQILAISCNSRFSLSKFAESLNDPDFPLLADFWPHGAVGEAYGVFNAERGLNARSIFIVDRDGVVQYAKQYEPGTLPENEELLAELAKLS
- the recN gene encoding DNA repair protein RecN, with amino-acid sequence MLHVLTITDYALIDRLELTFAPGLNVLTGETGAGKSIIVDAIGLLLGKRAEEGLIRAEARQARVEGLFALSLSEADAVSDLLEEAGLPSDEAVEIVVVRELNHQGRNVCRVNGSIVPLRVLTALGERLVDIHGQGQQLPLLNVRTQLAILDRFAGLDTQAAEVAGAVGRLRAARQELAALRTDERELARRADLLRFQAEEIEAARLQPGEDDRLEAERTVAANAERLQALAAEAYNALYEGDDRAAAVDSLSAAAQAVAGLANVDPSVESLRGDAESLVIQAQELAHSLQSYRDGVEVDPARLQEIEDRLEVIRRLKHKYGATVDEVLRFGEETAADLEGIAHSGERAEALEAEERELLAHIGARSADLSLRRREASERLSAAVQAELADLAMESTTFHVAVTQQPADDGTPVSWPDGSEGAYAFDATGIDRVEFLLSPGPGEPLRSLAATASGGETSRLMLAIKGVLAADAGPPTLIFDEVDAGIGGRVGAVVGVKTWQLSAGRQVLCVTHLPQIAAFADLHVRIAKGLAAGRTVTTAEALAEQAVVEELAHMLGGASLAARRHAQEMLERTAQWKGANGDSPGQFSLEGLAAGLEVDTGGASG